The genomic stretch CGCGCCACCCCTACACGCAGCTCCTGCTTTCGGCGGTGCCCGATCCGGACCGGCCTTTCGTGCCGGGCGACAGCGCCCGCTTCCTCAACCATGCCGAGGAGATGCGGCGGCTATCACGCCCGGCCTCGGCTGACGTGGAGCAGGTGGCTTCGGACCATTTCGTCCGTGCGCTCGGCGCGGTTTCGTAACAGGATCTTTGGAATGGACTATCTGGTCAATCTTTCCCTGCTTGGACCCGATCCGGTGCTCGACCAGCGCCTGGCCGAGACCGGTGTCACCGTCCGCCGGGCGTTGGCGCCGGAATACGAACTGGTGACGGGCTGGGTGCGGCGGACTTTCAGTGCCGGCTGGGCGGGAGAAACCGCCGTCTCCTTCATGCGCCAGCCGCCGGCCTGTTTCCTGGCGACGCGGGCAGGGGAGCTCGTGGGCTTTGCCTGCCATGAATCGATCGCCCGTGGCTTCTTCGGCCCGACAGGTGTCGACGAGGCCGCGCGCGGCCAGGGCATCGGCCATGCGCTGCTGCTTGCCTCCCTGCTCGACTTGAAGACGATGGGCTATGCCTACGCCATCATCGGCGATGTCGGCCCGTCCGAGTTCTACGAACGCACCGTGGGTGCGACGCCGATCCCCAATTCGGAGCCCGGCATCTATGCCGGCCTGCTGAAGACCTGACCCTTTCACCTCACGAGATTGCCATGACCGAGACACTTGCCCTGCGGCTGGAAAGTTTCTGGACGCCTCCGGGCGACGGCCAGAAACTGGCCTATTCGCTGAAACTCACCAACGCTTCGCACCAGCCACTGCGAGACTTCCGGCTCTGCATCAGCGGCCCGGGCCGGATCGATCCCGCCGCGACGGTTGAAGGCGGTGTGCTGACCGAGCGGATGTCCAACCATGCCGCGTTCGCGCCGCCGGACGGCTTCGTGCTCGAGCCGGGCACTGCATGGAGGGTGACGGCGCGGGGCCTGAGCTATCCGCTGCGCCACTGGACCGACGGCGCCACCAGCGCCTATCTCGTGCTCGCCGACGGCAACACGCAGAGCATCTCGGTCGAGCCGACGAAGGCAGCCGGCGACAATGCGGTGCGCAGGCGCGGCGCCGAACCCTATCCGGTGCCCGCTGTGGCGCCGGTTTCGATTTCGGTCATCCCCTGGCCAGGCAAGGTCGAGGTGTCGGGCGCGATGCCGGCGCCCGCGGGTCTCGACCCGAGGCCGCAGGGCAAAGAGGCCACCGCCGCAGCGACGGCCTTTGCCGACCTCACCGCAAGCCTGTTCCCCGTCGAGGGGATCGTTCGCCCGGCGGCGGAAGGCGGCTTCCCCGTCATCATGTCGCCACGGGACGGCTTCGCGCCGGAAGCCTATGCCATCACCTTTTCCACCGATGCCGCGACGGTTTCAGCGGCCACGAGCACGGGGTTTCTCTACGGGCTGATCACGCTTGGACAGATCCTGCGCGGCGCCGGACAACATCCCGGCACCTTCCGCTTTCCGGCGGCCGGCGAAATCCGCGACGAACCCTCACTTGGCTGGCGCGGCTGCCATCTCGACGCGGCGCGGCAATTCTACGCCTCGGCAGAAATCGAAAAATTCCTCAGGCTTCTGGCCTGGAACAAGCTCAACCGTTTCCATTGGCACCTGTCGGACGACGAAGCCTGGCGGGTCGAGATATCGGCCTATCCCCAACTGACCGAAATCGGCGCCTGGCGTGGTCACGGCCTGCCGGTCCCGCCGCTGCTGGGCTCGGGCCCGCAGAAGTCCGGCGGCTATTACACCAAGCCGGTCATCCGCAACATCGTCGCTCTGGCCGGACGGCTCGGCATCGAGGTGGTGCCGGAGATCGACGTGCCCGGCCACAGCTACGCCATGCTGCAAGCGCTGCCCGGGCTGCGCGATCCCGGCGAGCATGGCGAGTATTTTTCCGTGCAGGGATTTCCCAACAACTGCCTCAACCCGGCGCGCGAGGAAACCTACCGCGTGCTGGAGACGATCTTCGACGAGCTTATCGAATTGTTTCCCTCGAAGATCATTCATGTCGGCGCCGACGAGGTGCCGATCGGCGCCTGGTCGGGTTCGCCGCAGGCGCTGCACCGGCTTGCCGAGATCGGCGGCGAGGCGGTGGCAAAGGCGCATGCCAGGCGGCTTGGCGTGGTCACCAACACGCATGGCGCCGATGAGATCGAAGGCTCGGGGGCAGCGGTGCTGCAGGCGCAGTTCCTCAAGCGCGTACAAGCGTTCCTTGCGTCTCGCGGCTGCGTCACCGGCGGCTGGGAGGAGGCAGCACACGGCAATGTCATCGACAAGAACAAGTGCTATCTGAATGGCTGGCGCAATGTCGAGGTTTCGGCGGCGCTGGCCGGCGAGGGCTATGACATGGTCGTCAATCCGGGCCAGGTCTATTATCTCGACATGGCCAACAGCCAGGAATGGTCGGAACCGGGCGCCGCCTGGGCCGGCTGGTCGTCGCCCGAGAAACTCTACGGCTTCGATCCGGTGCAAGGCTGGAGCGAGGCGCAGAAGAAACATTTCCTCGGCGTGCAATGCTGCATCTGGTCGGAACCGATGACCGACCGCGCCGTCTTCGACCGGCTGGTGTTTCCGCGCCTCTCGGCGCTTGCCGAAACCGGCTGGACGCAGCCGGAGCGCAAGTCGTGGGAGCGCTTCAAGGCGCTCTGCGGACTGATGCCGGTTCTCTACGGATTGCCATAGGCCCCCTCCGTTGTGACGCTAGGGGGAGGACCGTGCCACGCTTTTCATGGAATGGCCCGGCGGATCAGCCGAGTGGCTTCTGCAGCACGTCGAACTGGGGGTTGGTCTCCGAAAAGATCGGCAGCGCGGCGGCGCCGAGCACGGAGGTGTCCTTGCCGGCGGCGCCGACCAGCACGCGCGGTGTGGACCGCGCTCTGGTCGAACTGACCGAAAGATGCAGCGGTTCGAGCCGGGCGACGAGGGCCTCGATCACCGGCAATGGCATGAAGCCACCCACCACCACGGTTTCGGGATCGAGCGCCAGTTCCAGCACGTCGATCGCCTGGCGCAGCGGATCGACGGCATCTGCGATCCAGGCTTCGAGGCGATCGTCTCCTTGCGCCAACAGTTCCTCCAGCACATCGGGCGAGGCATGGTCGGGGTCAGGCAGGTCGAGCCGATCATAGGCGGCCCGCAGCGATACGTAGCGTTCCAGGCAGCCGCGCTTGCCGCAGCCGCAGGACAGGCCGCCAGGCCTAACGATCATGTGGCCGATCTCGCCGGCATTGTGGCGGCTGCCTTTGTAGAGATGGCCGTCAAGGAACAGGCCAGCGCCCAGGCCGGTGCCGATGAACAGATAGACGAAGCTGCCGAGGTTGCGGGCAACGCCATAGAGCCGCTCGCCGATTGCCGCGGCGGTGGCGTCGTTCTCGACCGTCACCGCAATGCCGGTCAGCCGCTGGAGCTCGTCGGCGACCGGAAAATCCTGCCAGCCGGGCAGGGCGGTTGGCCCGACCGAGGTCATGCCTTCGACGTCGAAGGGGCCTGGCATCGCCACGCCGATGCCGAACAGGCGCTGGCGGTCGAAGCGAAACTTGCGCATCAGGTCGCCGGCAATCGCGGCAAGCAGCGGCATCGCCTGCGCCGGGGTCGGGCGGTCAACGGGGTGCTCGATACGCGCCCGCACCGTGCCTGAGAGATCGGTGATGACGCCAACCGCCAGCTGATGGTCGAGCTGCAGGCCGATCGAGTAACCGCCATCGGGGTTGATCGAATAGGGCACTGCCGGCTGGCCGCGCGCGCCTTTGAGCGTCGCCTCGGCGCGCAGCAGCTCGGCCGTCTCGAGTTCCTCGACGATGTTGGAAATGGTCTGGGTGCTGAGCGCGGTCAGCCGCGCGATCGCCGCGCGTGACAAGGCGCCGTTGGTACGAATCGCCTCGATCACCACCCGGCGGTTGTGCGACTTGGCCTGTTCGAGATTGGTGCCGGAGACGGCTTTCCTGGAGATCATGGGAACGTTACCAACGAACTTTGCGATAAAAACAAATCAAGTTGATTTAATTATATGCAATGGTAGCTACCACTTCTAGCCGGTTTCGCAGCCAGAGCGCCATCGGAGCAGGTCTAGTTCAGCAATATTTGATGGGGCCGGCCTGGTGGCTTGGCCGGCCAGCGGATCAGAACGCCCAGGGGTTCGCGAGCGCGGCACGAATCTCGGCGTCGTGTTCGCCGCGCGCTGGACTTCTGCCCGGCGTCTTTTGCGCCCATCCGGAAAAGCGTGGAGCGGCGGCGGCCTGCAGGACGCCGTCCACCGTCAGCCAGGAACCGCGCACGGCCATGTGCGGGTGCCGTGCCGCCTCCCACGGGCTGAGCACCGGGGAGACGCAGGCGTCGGAGCCTTCGAACAGGCTGGTCCATTCATCGCGCTTTCTTGCGGCAAATATCGCCGCCAGCCGGCTGCCGAGTTCCGGCCAGAGATCGCGGTCGAACTGCCTGGCGAATTGCGGATCGGCGGCGAGGCCGAGCCTGTCGAGGAACAGCGCGTAGAATTTCGGCTCGAGGCACTGGACGCTGATGAAACCGCCATCGGCTGTGCGGTAGACGCGGCACCAATGCGGTCCGTCGAGAAGGCTTCTGCCGCGTTCGGCGACGAGCGCGCCGGACTGGCCGACCGCCATCAGCAGGTTCATCATGTGGGCCGAGCCGTCGACGATGGCCGCGTCGACCACTGTACCTGGGCCGCCGGCACGCGCGCTCATGATGCTGGCGAGCATACCGATCACCAGATAGAGCGCGCCGCCGCCTATGTCGCCGGTGAGCGTCGGCGGCGCCATGGGCGGCTCGCCCGGCAGGGAGGCGTACCAGAGCGCGCCGGATACGCCGGTATAGTTCAAATCATGGCCAGAGGTGCGGGCGAGGGGGCCGTCCTGGCCCCAGCCGGTCATGCGGCCATAGACCAGCCTTGGATTGACCGCCAGGCAGGCCTCCGGGCCGAGGCCGAGACGCTCCATGACGCCGGGCCGGAATCCCTCGATCAGGCCGTCGGCGGTGGCGACGAGGCGCATCAGCAGGGCGACGTCCCCGGCATCCCCGAGGTCGAGCGCGATGGAGCGCTTGCCGCGATCGAGCAGCGAGTGTTCGGGCAGGCCCGGCACGGGCGCCTGCTTGCGGTGGACGACGATGACATCGGCGCCGAGATCGGCGAGCAGCATGCCGGCGAAGGGCGCCGGCCCGAGCGCCTCGATCTCGACGATTCGCGTCCCCTTCAGCATTCCACCCTCCACGGCGTTCAACCCCAGAGTATGGCCTGAGGTGACGGTGTGTAACCCCGCCGTTTTGGCATTGAAGCAAGTGCCGCTCGCATATACTTCAGGGCCATGAAAAAAATCGGTTTCCTGTCATTCGGGCATTGGACCCCCTCGTCGCAATCGCAAGTGCGCTCGGCGTCCGACGCGCTGCTGCAATCCATCGATCTCGCCGTCGCGGCCGAGCAGCTCGGCGCCGACGGCGCCTATTTCCGCGTGCACCATTTCGCCCGCCAGCTCGCTTCGCCGTTCCCGCTGCTGGCGGCGGTCGGCGCCAAGACCAGCCGCATCGAGATCGGCACGGCGGTCATCGACATGCGCTACGAGAATCCGCTCTACATGGCCGAGGATGCCGGGGCCGCCGACATCATCGCCGGCGGCCGGCTGCAGCTCGGCATCAGCCGCGGTTCGCCCGAGCAGGTGATCGATGGCTGGCGCTATTTCGGCTACCAGCCGCAGGAAGGCAAAAGCGACGCCGACATGGCGCGGCACCATGCCGAGGTTTTTCTCGATACGCTGCGCGGCGAGGGGTTCGCCCAGCCCAATCCACGGCCGATGTTCCCCAACCCGCCCGGCCTGCTCCGGCTCGAGCCGCATTCGGAAGGCCTGCACGAGCGCATCTGGTGGGGTGCGGCGACCAACGCCACTTCGGAATGGGCGGCCAAGCTCGGCATGAATCTGCAGAGCTCGACGCTGAAGTTCGACGAGAGCGGCAAGCCATTCCACATCCAGCAGGCCGAACAGATCCGCATCTACCGCGAGGCGTGGAAGGCGGCCGGCCACGAGCGCGAGCCGCACGTCTCGGTCAGCCGCAGCATCTTCGCGCTGGTCGATGATCGCGACCGCGCCTATTTCGGGCGCGGCAATGAAAGCCGCGACCAGATCGGCTTCATCGAGGAGAATACCAGGGCGATCTTCGGCCGCAGCTACGCCGCCGAGCCTGACGTGCTGATCAAGGAATTGGCGCAGGACGAGGCGATCGCCGAGGCCGACACGCTGCTGCTTACCGTGCCCAACCAGCTCGGCGTCGACTATAACGCCCATGTCATTGAGGCGATCCTGACCCATGTCGCGCCGGCCCTGGGCTGGCGCTGACGGCCTTGCCATGTAACCATCGATCGCGGCGGCGATTCAGGAGGTTCACAGCATGGCGAAGAGGGCTTTGATTGCCTGGGGCGGTTGGGACGGCCACACGCCGGAGCGCAGCGCCAATGTCATTCGCGCGCTGCTTGAGCGCAACGGGTTCGATGTCACGCTGGGCCAGGGCACGGCGATGTTCGCCGATCCGGAATTGTCGTCCTTCGATCTCATCGTGCCTGGCATCACCATGTCTACGATCGAGAAGGCCGAGCTGCAGAACCTGACGCAGGCGGTGCGCGCTGGAAGCGGGCTCGGCGGCTTCCACGGCACGATGGGCGACAGTTTTCGCAACGAGCCGGACTACCAGTTCATGACCGGCGGCCAATGGGTCGCGCATCCCGGCAACATCATCGACTATCGCGTGGTGATCACACAACCGGACGACCCGATCACGAAAGGCATCAGCGATTTCGCCTACCGGTCGGAGCAGTATTACATGCATGTCGACCCGAGCAACGAGGTGCTGGCGACGACGACGTTCAGCGATGCGCATTTTCCGGGCATAGGCGGGGTTGTCATGCCGGTGGTCTGGAAGCGCCGGTATGGCGCGGGGAAGGTTTTCTACAGTTCGCTTGGGCACACGGCGGACGAGTTCGCGGTGCCGGAAATGGCGCTGATCGTGGAGCGCGGTTTGCTGTGGGCGGCGCGGGGGTAGCGGCACGGGTGGCACTCTACGATGCCCCCCCCTCTGTCCTGCCGGCCATCTCCCCCACGAGGAGGGAGATCGGCTGTCACCGCCGCCTTCGCCAATCTCCGACGAGCAGTCTTTGAGCCGGCACCGAAGCTGCCAATCTCCCCCCTTGTGGGGGAGATGTCCGGCAGGACAGAGGGGGGCGTGGCGGAACTCGACGGTGGGTGTTGGCTTTTCCGCTCCGCTCAACCAATCCCGCCCGTAACCACATAGCCGCCAGCCGTGCGCCCATCCTGCAACCGCACCACCGCCGTCACGATCGAGCCATACGAGCCGCGCCAGACGCTGTGGAAGCGCTGATGCTCGGCGGCCGGAACCAGCGCACGGCCGCTGAAACGCGCGCCGCTTCGCTGCATCGCGACGGGCTCTCCGTTGACATGCACCTTGATGCTGGCGTTCTCTGCCTCGACTGGCAGTTCGAGCGTGATGGCGATCTCGTCCTGATCTCCTGAGGTCCGCGTCTCGGCGGCAAGCGCAATTGCAAACGGCTGCGCCGCGCTGCCACCAGCCTTGGCGCTCCGTTCCGTAAACACATCATCGGCCAGCTCTGGCGTCCGTGGCGGGCTGGTGCGGCGCTGGGTGGCGCGCTCGAAATCGCCGGCCATGCGCAGCAGGCTTTCGTCGTCATAGGCCTTGCCGGCGAAGGTCAGGCCGACCGGCATGCCGATATCGGCCATCGTGCCCATCGGCACGGTGACGGTCGGGATGCCGAAGTGGCGCCAGACCAGATTGCCGTTGGCGACCCAGGTGCCGTTGCGCCAGGCGAGATCAGCCGAAGCCTGGTTGATGTCGGCGTCGGCCGGGCCGACATCGGCGGCGGCGGGCAGCACCACGGCGTCGATGCCGTGCGCGTCCAACCAATCCTCGAAATCGATGCGCCTTGTTGCCTCCAGCCCCTTCAGGCCCTCTTCAAGCGTCGGGATATCCCTGAAGGGCATGACGCCGGATTTGGCCCGCTCGACATAGTCCGCAAGGTCGAAGCCGCCTTCGTAGCGGTCGGGCAGCGTGCCCGGCGGCTGCGGGAAGATTTTCGGGCCATCGACCGAAGCGAGATCGGGCAGGGCAGGATCAGCATTGGCGCGCAGGAAATCGTCCCAGCCCCAGATGCAGAGGTCCCAGATTTCACGGTCGGCGAAGTCCGGCGGCACCAGCCCGCGCTCGACCATGCTGCGGGCGCCGGGGCGGTCGCGCTCGTAATTGGAGACGACGGGAAAATCCACCTCCACCACTTCGGCGCCAAGCCGCTTGAGATCAGCCGCCGCCTGTTCCCACAGCGCCAGCACCGAGGCCCGGGTCTCGATCGGTCTATCCGCCTCGCTGTCGCTGCCGATATACATGCGGGGCACGCCGAGACGTTTGCCTTTCAGCGATCCTGCAAGCGCGAGATCCGTATAGCGTTGCGGCCTCGTCCGAGAACTTTTCGGCAGTTCGACCCAGGGCTGCGCGCGCCAGAAATCGCCGCGCGTCTCGGGATCGTCGGCAACAATGATGTCAAGCAGCTCCAGCATGTCGGGCATGGTCCGCGTGTGCGGCACCACGACATCCATGGTCGGCACCAGCGGCCAGTTGCCACGCACCGAGATGACGCCGCGCGACGGCGTATAGGCGACCAGCGCGTTGTTGGTAGCCGGCGCGCGGCCGGATGACCATGTCTCCTCGCCGAGCCCGAAGGCGCAGAAGCTGGCGGCCGTTGCTGTGCCCGAGCCATTGGACGAGCCCGAGGCGAAGGCGGCGGTCAGGTAGTCGGCATTGTAGGGGCTTTCGGCGCGGCCATAGACGCCGCGCTGCATGCCGCCATTGGCCATGGGCGGCATGTTGGTGAGACCGATCAGCACCGCGCCGCCGGCGCGCAGCCGGGCGATGGTGAAGGCGTCCTCATTGGCGACGAGATGCTCGAAAGCCGGAGAGCCGGCGGCGACCGTCAGGCCTTTGACCTTGTAGCTGTCCTTGGCGGTGTAGGGGATGCCGTCTAGGGGCCCGAGCACAGCGCCATCGCGGCGGCGTCGGTCGGAAGCCGCGGCCTCCTCGAACATATCAGGATTGAGCACCGGGACAGCGTTGAGGCTGATGCCGTGCCGGTCGAAATGAGCGATGCGCCTGAGATACGCCGCGACCAGTTCGACGCTGGTGACGGTGCCTTCATCGAGCGCGCGGCGCAGTTGGTCGATCGTCGCTTCGACGAGATGAAGGCTGGCATCGGTCATCACTGGTTCCAGGCTGTTGTCTGCGCACCATGGATGAGGGAGGCCGCCGGCTTCGGCAAGAGCCAATCGGCGCGAAGCTTTTCGTCACGAGCCGGCGGCAAAAAACTTCAATCTTCATGCAACCTCCGATGGGCGCGTGCGTTATAGGGAGCCCGGGGGACGGTGAGGGTTGCATTGGACCGTTTTGAGATCCTGAACGAGCCGACAGGCACGTATTCCATTTCGACAGATCCACGGAGTTGCTGGCAACGGTTGGCGGCAGGGCATTGATCGGGCTCAGCCGGCACGAAGTGCCGTTGGCCCTGCTTGCCGCCATGGAAGCTGACGGCAACCTATGGACGTTGCCGTCGCTGTCGTCGCTGAGCAACGGTCTGACAAATAATGGAGATTAGACACACCAAAACGGCTTGCAAGCGCAAGCTAAAGCTCGCAGAAGTTGCGCAAAAAGCATACCTTTGGGGAAAACTTATAACGTCATCCAGCATGAAAGGGGAATCATGCCTGACCAGAACGCCTTGATCCGCGCGGCCATCGGACGGCTGCTTTCCGAGAAAACCGGTGTCGCGGTCATTTCCATGAAAGAGAGTATTGCGGAACTGCCGGACATAACCGGCGCGGCGCTGACCATCGAAACCCTGCAGGACATGCTGCTGGAAATGGCCGAGGTGCGCGGCATGATGGTCGTGCTCGACGTTTAGAGCAATTCCAGGAAAAGTGTAAGCGGTTTTCCGTCTGGAATTGCGTCAAAAACAAAGAGTTAGAGCAATTCACCGTTTCACGGCGAACTGCCCCAACGCTTGGTCCAGACGCAATTCCCCAGGGAAAGCGCTACGCGGTTTCCCGGGAGGCGGCCGGTAGCCGTGCTCCCATGGCGGGGACAAGGCGTTCCGCCTTGCCCGCCAGGTCAAGCGTGCCATCGCCGTAAATCATGCGGCCGGCGCGGAAGGTGGCGCGGACGCGTGGCACGGGATGACGGTCCGCCACCACGAGATCGGCCAGAAGGCCGGGCGCGATGGCGCCGCGATCGGCGAGCCCCAGGGCGTTGGCCGGGTTGGCGCTCGTCAGCGCGGCCGCGGCGGCGAGGCCATCGCCACGCAGTTCCGAAAGGCCAAGCACGGCCGGCAGGATGGAGGCCGGGTGATAGTCGCTGGCCAGCATGTCGAGCAGCCCGGCCTGATAAGCCTGCCGGGCGGAAAGATTGCCGGAGTAGGACTCGCCGCGCAGCGCGTTGGGCGCGCCCATGGCGGTGTGCATGCCGAGCCTGCGGGCTTCCCGCGCCGCTTCCAGGGTGACCGGGAATTCCGAGAGCGCGGCACCCAGGCCGTGGACCAGTTCCACCTTTTCCAGCGTGTCGTCGTCATGCGAGGCGAGCGCGATGCCGGCAGCCTCGGCACGCGCCGACAGGTCCTGCAGCGCGTTCAGCACATCGCCCTGGCCGTTGCGGCCCGCCATGCGCTTGCCGACGACCTCGGACGCCTCGGCAACCGACATGCCGCGCTCCTTGGCGATGCGGGCGATGTAGAGCTCGACATCGCGGTACTGTCCCTGTCCGGGCGTGTGGTCCATCAGCGAGATCAAATGCAGCCTGCCGGCGTCCATCAGCTTCTGCAGCGCGGGAATAGCCGGGGCGAAGGTCACCTCGAAGCGCGCATGGATGCGGTGATCGACCAGCAAATGGTCCTTCATCCCGGCAATGGTGTCGATGATCTCTATCGTATGGCCTTCGGAGCGCAGCACGCCGCTGGTGACGCTGGCGCCGATGAAGGAAAGCGCGGCATAGGCCGTGGTGATGCCGCAGGAAGCGAGCTTCTTGTCGAGCTCGGCAATGCCGATCCGCATCGGCACGTGGACGCCGATGCGCGGCTCGACTTCCCTCTCCACCATGTCGCCATGCATGTCGATGAAGCCGGGCAGCAGCAGGCGGCCGCCACCCTCGATATCGGCATGCTCGACAGGCCTGTCGCGGATCTCGGCGATCAGGCCGTCCTCGATCCTGACGGCGCCGTTCGGGATGACGCGGTCGCGCAGGACGATTTCGAATTCACTCAGCCACATGTCATGTCTCTCGCAAGGCAGCGATTTCAAGGTGGATTTCGCGGGCGACAAGGTCGGCGACATCGTTGGGGCGATGGAAGACGCCGATCATGGCGATGATGCGCCGGCTTGCCGGCGTCTCGATCACGATCTCTCCAGGAGATGTTTTCTAGTTCACCCGAATGCCGGTTTCCATTTGATTTTTATGACATTTTCATGAAAGCCGGCCTTGCCGGCGCGCCTGCCTCAGCTGGTACGGGATCGTTCCAGCAGCCATTCGGCGGTTTGCTGGCTGGCCTGTTCGGCGGCAAGCTCAGGGATCAACCCCTGCAGCAGGCCGTGCAGGAAGATCCCGGTGAAACAGTCGCCGGCGCCGATCGTGTCGGGCACGCGAACCTGCTTCAGCGGCGTGACATGCTTGAGCGCCTTGCCGTCATAGAGCGAGATCGGGCGCATTCCATCGGTCAGCACCAGCGTCCTTAGGCGCGGCCCGGCAATCGCCGATGCCCGCTCCCAGACGTGGTGCGTCTCCTCGCCGGGAAAATCGGCGCGCGATCCGATGACGATGTCGGCCGGGCGCGGCGAGGCGTCGCGCAGCGGAAACTGCGAGACGACAAGCGGGATCGTCCGCAGCGAGGCGACCAGACCGGCGTCGAGCACCAGGGCGTTGAGATAGGCGGCGTCGCCGCTGACAGGCTCCGGTGCGGTAAAGGGAGGGCGCAACTGGCCGCCGGTGTTCAAAATGGTGCGCTCGCCATTCGGCTCGAGCAGGATTTCGGTGAACCGGGTTTCGCCGGGCCACAGCGTGACATAGCCGGTATCGATGCCCGCCGCCTGCAATGTTGCAAGTGCTGCCCGGCCATGGCCGTCGTCCATCAGGTTGCTGATCAGCCGGACGTCGTTGCCGAGCTTCGCCAGCTGGGTGCCGGTGTGGAAGCCGCCGCCGCCGAGCCTGACGCGGCGGCCGGAATAGACGATGCGTGCGCCCGAGGCGAGGGGCGAGGACAGCGACCAGACCTGGTCGTGATTGACATGGCCGACAACGATGACTGTGCTCATGACCTCTGCTTTCGCGCCAGCGCGCCGACGATGAGGCGCTGCGCGAGCTGGCATAGCACCAGGACCGGCACCACGGACAGCAGGCTAATCGCCATGGAGGGTGGCGAGTGGGAAGGATTGAACGTCGAATTATCCGTCCAGAATGAAATCGGCGCAGCGGTCGGCGATCATGATTACCGGGGCGTTGCGTGCTCAATCCGCCTGAACACGCCCTTCGCGTAACCAACTTGGCTGATGGCGCGCCGCGTTAGCGTTGCCGCATCAGCGTCCGCGCGGCATCTTTCCCCGCCGCGAGGATGCGGTCCGACAGGTCCGTCCCTTGGACGGCGCGGGCCAGTTGCAGCGTGCCGATGAGCGTCGCAAAGACAGCCAGCGCCGTGCCTTCCGGATCCTTGACCTGTGGAACTGCTGCGGCCAGCTGCCGCGCCAGGGTCAGCAAGCGCTCGGTGTAGACCGCGCGTGTTTCCGGCGGCTGACGCGCCAACTCCGGCAACAGCGCGGCGGACGCGCAGCCTTGCCCCGGATTGTCCCGGTGCTCAGCCGACAGATACGCTTCCATGGCCACCTCGGGGCCACCCGAGGCCAGTGCGTCCGCCAATTGCCGCGCCTGAAGCTCCATGGCCGCCGCCACGCTTTCACGCACCAGCTCCGCCTTGGACTGGAAATGCGGGTAGAAGGCGCCGTTGGTCAGCCCGGCGTCGCTCATGATGGTCGCCAGTCCGGAGGCGGCGATGCCGTCACCCCGGAAGCGGTCGGCCGCGACTTCCATGATCCGTCCGCGCGAGGCGTCCTTCCGGCCCTTTTCGTAGCGCATGGCTGCTATTCCCTTTAGCTATTGCATTATGTTCGTAATTTGATATTATGAGTGTAATTCAATCAATGAGAAAAAGCTAGCCCTCGCGGCTTTGGAGCGTGACATGGCAATGAATTCCGCAAAGACAGCGATTGTAACCGGAGCCTCCGGGGGCATCGGCCGCGCCAGTGCCGAGGCGCTGGTGCGGGCAGGGTTTACTGTCTTCGGTACGAGCCGTAAGGCCAGCAACGGGCCGGACGGGGTGACCATGCTGGCTTGCGACGTGACCGACGGTGAGGCCGTCGCTGCATTGGTCACGACAGTGCTCTCGAAGACCGGCCGGATCGACGTGCTTGTCAACAATGCTGGCATCGGCATGCTTGGCGGCGCCGAGGAGTTCTCGATCGAACAGGTGCAGGCCCTGTTCGACGTCAATCTGTTCGGCGTCATCCGCATGACCAATGCGGTGTTGCCGTCGATGCGGCAGCGCGGCGAAGGGCGCATCATCAACATCGGCTCGATTCTGGGATTGGTACCCGCGCCATACTCAGCGCACTACTCGGCCGTCA from Mesorhizobium sp. 113-3-3 encodes the following:
- a CDS encoding PfkB family carbohydrate kinase — protein: MSTVIVVGHVNHDQVWSLSSPLASGARIVYSGRRVRLGGGGFHTGTQLAKLGNDVRLISNLMDDGHGRAALATLQAAGIDTGYVTLWPGETRFTEILLEPNGERTILNTGGQLRPPFTAPEPVSGDAAYLNALVLDAGLVASLRTIPLVVSQFPLRDASPRPADIVIGSRADFPGEETHHVWERASAIAGPRLRTLVLTDGMRPISLYDGKALKHVTPLKQVRVPDTIGAGDCFTGIFLHGLLQGLIPELAAEQASQQTAEWLLERSRTS
- a CDS encoding amidase, which produces MTDASLHLVEATIDQLRRALDEGTVTSVELVAAYLRRIAHFDRHGISLNAVPVLNPDMFEEAAASDRRRRDGAVLGPLDGIPYTAKDSYKVKGLTVAAGSPAFEHLVANEDAFTIARLRAGGAVLIGLTNMPPMANGGMQRGVYGRAESPYNADYLTAAFASGSSNGSGTATAASFCAFGLGEETWSSGRAPATNNALVAYTPSRGVISVRGNWPLVPTMDVVVPHTRTMPDMLELLDIIVADDPETRGDFWRAQPWVELPKSSRTRPQRYTDLALAGSLKGKRLGVPRMYIGSDSEADRPIETRASVLALWEQAAADLKRLGAEVVEVDFPVVSNYERDRPGARSMVERGLVPPDFADREIWDLCIWGWDDFLRANADPALPDLASVDGPKIFPQPPGTLPDRYEGGFDLADYVERAKSGVMPFRDIPTLEEGLKGLEATRRIDFEDWLDAHGIDAVVLPAAADVGPADADINQASADLAWRNGTWVANGNLVWRHFGIPTVTVPMGTMADIGMPVGLTFAGKAYDDESLLRMAGDFERATQRRTSPPRTPELADDVFTERSAKAGGSAAQPFAIALAAETRTSGDQDEIAITLELPVEAENASIKVHVNGEPVAMQRSGARFSGRALVPAAEHQRFHSVWRGSYGSIVTAVVRLQDGRTAGGYVVTGGIG
- a CDS encoding TetR/AcrR family transcriptional regulator; this translates as MRYEKGRKDASRGRIMEVAADRFRGDGIAASGLATIMSDAGLTNGAFYPHFQSKAELVRESVAAAMELQARQLADALASGGPEVAMEAYLSAEHRDNPGQGCASAALLPELARQPPETRAVYTERLLTLARQLAAAVPQVKDPEGTALAVFATLIGTLQLARAVQGTDLSDRILAAGKDAARTLMRQR
- a CDS encoding ThuA domain-containing protein — encoded protein: MAKRALIAWGGWDGHTPERSANVIRALLERNGFDVTLGQGTAMFADPELSSFDLIVPGITMSTIEKAELQNLTQAVRAGSGLGGFHGTMGDSFRNEPDYQFMTGGQWVAHPGNIIDYRVVITQPDDPITKGISDFAYRSEQYYMHVDPSNEVLATTTFSDAHFPGIGGVVMPVVWKRRYGAGKVFYSSLGHTADEFAVPEMALIVERGLLWAARG
- a CDS encoding alpha-D-ribose 1-methylphosphonate 5-triphosphate diphosphatase, which encodes MWLSEFEIVLRDRVIPNGAVRIEDGLIAEIRDRPVEHADIEGGGRLLLPGFIDMHGDMVEREVEPRIGVHVPMRIGIAELDKKLASCGITTAYAALSFIGASVTSGVLRSEGHTIEIIDTIAGMKDHLLVDHRIHARFEVTFAPAIPALQKLMDAGRLHLISLMDHTPGQGQYRDVELYIARIAKERGMSVAEASEVVGKRMAGRNGQGDVLNALQDLSARAEAAGIALASHDDDTLEKVELVHGLGAALSEFPVTLEAAREARRLGMHTAMGAPNALRGESYSGNLSARQAYQAGLLDMLASDYHPASILPAVLGLSELRGDGLAAAAALTSANPANALGLADRGAIAPGLLADLVVADRHPVPRVRATFRAGRMIYGDGTLDLAGKAERLVPAMGARLPAASRETA
- a CDS encoding oxidoreductase: MAMNSAKTAIVTGASGGIGRASAEALVRAGFTVFGTSRKASNGPDGVTMLACDVTDGEAVAALVTTVLSKTGRIDVLVNNAGIGMLGGAEEFSIEQVQALFDVNLFGVIRMTNAVLPSMRQRGEGRIINIGSILGLVPAPYSAHYSAVKHALEGYSESLDHEVRAFNVRVSVIEPAFVRTVFDQNGIEPDSLLREYDRARAGFKALLADVMPKADLPEVVAEVVVRAATDVRPRRRYTAGKAARQVSLLRRFAPAEMFDKTLRKQFRLPV